One genomic segment of Rhizobium gallicum bv. gallicum R602sp includes these proteins:
- a CDS encoding adenine phosphoribosyltransferase encodes MNNIASELAVSIRSIPDYPKPGIIFRDITTLLGNPRAFRRAVDELVQPYAGLKIDKIAGMEARGFILGGAVAHQLSAGFVPIRKKGKLPHDTVRIAYSLEYGVDEMEMHRDAVQPGEKVILVDDLIATGGTAVGATKLLRQMGAEVVGACFVIDLPDLGGRKKLDELGVKVHTLVEFAGH; translated from the coding sequence ATGAATAATATTGCCTCGGAGCTTGCGGTTAGCATCCGCTCCATCCCGGACTATCCAAAGCCCGGCATTATCTTTCGCGACATCACGACGCTGCTTGGCAATCCGCGGGCGTTTCGCCGCGCTGTGGATGAGCTGGTGCAGCCTTATGCGGGCCTGAAGATCGACAAGATCGCCGGCATGGAAGCGCGCGGCTTCATTCTCGGCGGCGCCGTGGCGCATCAGCTGTCGGCCGGCTTCGTGCCAATCCGCAAGAAGGGCAAGCTGCCGCATGATACCGTGCGGATCGCCTACAGCCTTGAATATGGCGTCGATGAGATGGAGATGCACCGGGATGCGGTTCAGCCGGGCGAGAAGGTCATTCTCGTGGACGATCTGATTGCGACCGGAGGGACGGCCGTCGGCGCGACGAAGCTACTTCGCCAGATGGGTGCGGAAGTCGTCGGTGCGTGCTTCGTCATCGATCTGCCGGATCTCGGCGGCCGCAAGAAGCTCGATGAGCTCGGGGTGAAGGTCCACACGCTGGTCGAATTCGCCGGGCACTGA